Proteins encoded together in one Ignavibacteria bacterium window:
- a CDS encoding type II toxin-antitoxin system PemK/MazF family toxin, translating into MKQGEIWLINLDPTIGAEIRKTRPAVIVNDNAFGRLPLKIIVPITDWKEKYSVVPWMVKVEPDNVNHLNKISSADCFQVRSISELRFVKQIGIVNKEVFEQIKDGLAKVLNIDTIY; encoded by the coding sequence ATGAAGCAAGGTGAGATTTGGCTCATAAATCTTGATCCTACTATCGGCGCCGAGATAAGAAAAACCAGACCCGCAGTTATAGTAAATGACAATGCTTTTGGTCGTTTACCTTTAAAAATCATTGTTCCGATCACAGATTGGAAAGAGAAATATAGTGTTGTACCTTGGATGGTCAAAGTTGAGCCTGATAATGTAAATCATCTTAATAAAATTTCATCAGCAGATTGCTTTCAGGTTCGCTCAATATCAGAACTGAGGTTTGTTAAGCAAATCGGAATAGTAAACAAAGAAGTATTTGAGCAAATAAAAGACGGGCTTGCAAAGGTTTTAAACATTGACACTATTTATTAG
- a CDS encoding ORF6N domain-containing protein: protein MGNELEIISIEKIENLIVEIRDEKVILDSDVATIYNVETRDINKAVKNNQDKFPAGYVIELTKDELAFLRGKFSTAKFSKTRVLPKAFSEKGLYMLATIIKSKAATKTTLAIIETFAKIRELSRNIKDLSVIEDEVKKDSLLKKSGKIIAEILEDDMKITDTETFIEVNFAVLKFRHTIKKKK from the coding sequence ATGGGGAATGAATTAGAGATTATTAGTATAGAAAAAATCGAGAATCTTATCGTCGAAATAAGAGATGAAAAAGTAATTCTTGACAGCGATGTTGCAACGATTTATAATGTTGAAACTCGTGACATTAACAAGGCTGTTAAAAATAATCAAGATAAATTTCCAGCCGGATATGTAATTGAATTGACAAAAGATGAACTCGCTTTCTTGCGGGGGAAATTTTCCACCGCAAAATTTTCGAAAACGAGAGTATTACCAAAAGCCTTTTCGGAAAAAGGTCTTTATATGCTAGCAACAATAATAAAGAGTAAAGCTGCTACAAAAACCACATTAGCAATTATTGAAACTTTCGCGAAGATAAGAGAATTATCAAGGAATATAAAAGACTTATCAGTAATAGAAGATGAGGTTAAGAAGGACAGCTTGCTAAAAAAGAGCGGTAAAATAATAGCTGAAATACTTGAAGACGATATGAAAATTACAGACACGGAAACATTTATAGAAGTAAATTTTGCTGTCTTAAAATTCAGGCATACGATAAAGAAGAAAAAATAG
- a CDS encoding nucleotidyltransferase: MQKKETAKSNKIEFSKDFLDFFVLLNENKVEYMLIGGYAVSFYGYPRFTGDIDIWINNTKRNAEKVLKSMSEFGIPVKKIKIEDLTSNEPMNGLYFGKEPFRIDIITALEELSFKESYKSLKKIKVNKVTIKVISKTDLIKNKIKSGRHKDLADVEELKRK, translated from the coding sequence ATGCAGAAGAAGGAAACAGCAAAGAGTAATAAAATAGAGTTCTCGAAAGATTTTCTTGATTTTTTTGTTTTATTAAACGAGAATAAAGTTGAATACATGCTGATAGGCGGATATGCTGTCTCTTTTTATGGTTATCCGAGATTTACAGGTGACATTGATATATGGATAAATAATACGAAAAGGAATGCAGAAAAAGTTTTAAAATCAATGAGCGAGTTTGGAATTCCCGTAAAGAAAATAAAGATTGAAGATTTAACATCTAATGAACCGATGAACGGATTATATTTTGGAAAAGAGCCATTTAGGATAGACATCATAACTGCTTTGGAAGAGTTAAGTTTTAAGGAATCTTATAAATCATTAAAAAAGATTAAAGTTAATAAAGTTACTATTAAAGTTATTTCTAAAACTGATTTAATAAAAAATAAGATTAAATCAGGAAGACATAAAGATTTAGCGGATGTAGAGGAGTTGAAGAGAAAGTGA